The following proteins come from a genomic window of Gossypium raimondii isolate GPD5lz chromosome 5, ASM2569854v1, whole genome shotgun sequence:
- the LOC105771075 gene encoding probable inactive poly [ADP-ribose] polymerase SRO3 produces the protein MNDMVEAVGVPPPTPSFSSPTSPRKRGSGGCYCRIWSCCSRRIISRNNANFERSTVPSRFMYYRCGSWLNFSDDDLQTVRTGFLERKPIIEAVIDGAKYIIDFKRMQQINYSTGNWRSVAWIDEDGKCFFPNVFFCNEDLCKSEYENERDDDISCDCKKKNNRTPEIDIVSKIDRTSSERKQVDGSESSSDKAVGVNVIRTAEWPNAKRLNETEREYMVVYNLFFDGIRRVDNGARVTSIYRCNWETDLDKARLVIFQKQIEITKAERGTSNVTYAWYGASAEVVGSVLAYGFGLPNKVTPIDVYGNGVYLSPLELPHLSAILADADENGVRHLILCQVILGNIEKVEAGSQQYLSSSVNFDTGSDDPSNPRWYVVWSHNANMYILPESVVSFKTLGNTHGPVRPTFSIQKLLRKLRDSLPPAKFEEIVTSYCSYRAGAGTKGDFTKKLRLVVGDDEFLKSAVMEIGSNSFQSVQHLNY, from the exons ATGAACGATATGGTGGAAGCCGTTGGGGTTCCTCCTCCGACGCCATCGTTCTCCTCACCTACCAGTCCAAGGAAACGCGGCAGCGGTGGCTGCTACTGCCGCATTTGGTCTTGTTGTTCGAGGCGAATTATCTCGCGGAACAATGCGAATTTCGAACGGAGCACGGTTCCGTCGCGGTTCATGTACTATCGCTGTGGTTCTTGGTTGAATTTCTCGGACGATGATTTACAAACAGTGCGTACAGGTTTCTTGGAGCGGAAACCGATTATTGAAGCAGTGATCGACGGTGCAAAgtatataattgattttaagaGGATGCAGCAGATCAATTACTCGACAGGAAATTGGCGGTCAGTTGCTTGGATCGATGAAGATGGCAAGTGTTTTTTCCCCAACGTGTTTTTCTGCAATGAAGACTTGTGCAAATCTGAATATGAAAACGAAAGGGATGATGATATCAGCTGCGACTGCAAAAAGAAGAATAATCGCACTCCTGAGATTGATATTGTGAGTAAAATTGATCGAACTTCTTCGGAAAGAAAGCAAGTTGATGGGTCAGAAAGTTCCTCTGACAAAGCCGTGGGAGTAAATGTGATTAGAACTGCTGAATGGCCTAATGCGAAAAGGTTGAATGAAACAGAGAGAGAGTATATGGTCGTTTATAACCTTTTCTTTGACGGAATAAGGAGGGTAGATAATGGAGCTAGGGTTACTTCGATTTATCGGTGCAATTGGGAAACGGATTTGGATAAGGCAAGGCTTGTAATTTTCCAGAAACAGATTGAGATTACTAAGGCTGAAAGAGGCACTTCAAATGTGACTTATGCATGGTATGGGGCTTCCGCCGAGGTTGTGGGGAGTGTTCTGGCTTATGGTTTTGGGTTGCCCAATAAGGTTACGCCTATTGATGTTTACGGGAATGGCGTTTATCTGTCTCCCTTAGAGTTGCCACACTTGAG TGCAATTCTAGCTGATGCAGATGAAAATGGTGTGAGACATCTTATTCTGTGCCAAGTTATATTGGGAAATATTGAGAAAGTGGAAGCTGGATCTCAACAATATCTCTCAtcaagtgtgaattttgatACTGGTTCTGATGATCCTAGCAACCCAAGGTGGTATGTAGTATGGTCACATAATGCGAACATGTATATTCTTCCCGAAAGTGTAGTGAGTTTCAAAACTTTGGGTAACACGCATG GTCCAGTGAGGCCAACTTTTTCCATTCAAAAATTGTTAAGGAAGTTGAGGGACTCTCTTCCTCCTGCCAAATTCGAGGAAATAGTAACTTCATACTGTTCATATAGG GCTGGAGCAGGGACCAAGGGTGATTTTACTAAGAAACTACGACTGGTTGTTGGTGATGACGAGTTTCTGAAATCTGCTGTTATGGAAATTGGTTCTAACTCATTTCAAAGTGTCCAGCATTTGAATTACTGA